From the Lathyrus oleraceus cultivar Zhongwan6 chromosome 3, CAAS_Psat_ZW6_1.0, whole genome shotgun sequence genome, the window ATCGATCTATATATATAGTGGACTTACCATCCCTGCAAGTTCAGAGACTTCCATAAAAAATGCTAAGACTGCAGCAGCAAGGCCGGTAATTATTGTGCCCTTCACAGGAACTTGAGTATGCTTATTTATGTCACCAAAAAATGGTGGCAGTAGTCCATCTCTTGCCATTGCCATCAAAATCCGTGGCTGCGGAACATCGACCAATATTTAGTTTTTTTGTTTGGCAAATTGAAATAAGGAAGAATTTTTTTGGCCATATCAGAGATATCCGATAGTTTACCTGTGGAAGTATCCCACCCATCAATGCTGAGATGAGAGCTGTGCAAGCTCCGGCATTTATAATGTAACTGCAATCAAAGATAGTAAACTTATCTTAGGAAACTATCTCTATCGAGCCACAAAAAAACAATAAATTTAGCGAAAACTATAAACTTACCCGGTCCATTGCATCCCATGGACAGCAAATGCAGATGATATCGGTGTATCAGGATCAATTGCATAATAAGGTACTAAACCAACGACAACAATGGCGACCAGCATATATATTCCACAACATAGAAACAATGAAGCACCGATGCCTAGTGGCAAATCTCGCTGAGGATTTCTCACCTGTTGATTAAGTGAAACATTATCAGCCAGTTTAAACCATTGGATGCGAAAGAGCCACGCACATAAATTACGGTAAGAAGGAAACAGAACTGCATTCATGGAAGTTATCGGTGTGTGGCAACGTGACAATGCACTATACCTCTTCGGCAGTACTGGCAACTGCATCAAAACCTACGTATGCAAAGAAGACTGTTGCGGAACCCGCAAGCATCCCATCAACCCCAAATGGAAAATATCTATTAAACCAAAAGAGAGAAGTTTCAATAACAGGAGACAAAAACCAAACGTATACGAggaaatgaaaaacaaaaagTTTAACTTACCCTGTAGGAAGTTCATATCCAGCCCATCCAGACTTGAATCCTATGTAACCACCAGCTATAACCACAAAAAGCAATGCACATACATTCACCGACGTTACTATGCCTTGTACCACTGTGCTCTGCATGTATAAGGGATTCGTGTAATAAGTTTCACCGATCAAGAAGAGAAAATTCTAGCTCATGTGGTTAAGAAATAAATGGAAAAAGAATCAAATAAGAGatgaataaaaaatattataattgTAACTACCTCCTTGATCCCCAAACATAGTAGTCCTGTAACAAGCAATACCAAAATTGCTGCACACGGGTCCACAATAATATCGATCCCAGGAATATGCTGGCGCGACAAAAAGAACGGTAGATTGTCCAGACCACCAAAAATTGGAGCCTAAAAGAACGTATCTATATCAGATGTCAATATTCGCTATTTGAGACCTTAAGGGGAGCACACTCTCAGGTCCCAAGCCTTCACCAACAGGCGATTCTCAATGGGTTGTCTATGTTGGACTTTTGATAGAATAAACTAATAGAAATAGTCTAATATAAACATACTCCAAAATAAGCAAAAATTAACGGAAAAGTTAAAAGAACAGCGTACAAGATTAGGGGTTACGCCACGAGCAACAGTTGCGGCACCAATTGTATATTCCAGTATCAAGGCCCAGCCAATCAACCAAGCAACACTGAAAACAAAGTAATCAATTTCTTTAATAAGATCATGTTAAATAAATTCACACAGACCTCAAAATCAATTTCACATAATCTAATCCAAACACACACCAAATGAAAAGGACTAAGAAAAACAAACCCTTCTCCAAGACATATGTATGAATAGTGATACGCGCTTCCGGCAGAAGGACATCGACAAGCCAACTCGGCATAGCAAAAAGCAGAAAGACCAGCTGCAAACCCAGCAATCAGAAAAGAAATAGCCAAAGCTGGTCCAGAATGCTCTCTAGCTACTGTTCCAACCAAAACATACACTCCAGCACCAATTGTTGAACCAACACCTAGTTATTTTATTatcataaaaaaaaaaacatcaaattCAATTTCCAAAGCACAGTTAGTATAATAAACGAAATCATGTGCATGCAAATTAACAAGGAAAAGGCGGGAAAAGCttgaagtcagacaagaccaCATCGTATGATCAGAACAGAAACAGAAAACACCAGTTTCGTGTTAACAATATGAAAACATAAACCAGACAATTTTCCTACGTGCCAAAACTGACTATCAAGAAACCCAGAtgaaaaaaaaagataaaaattAAAACTGTTTTAGTTGAATTGAATGAATTACCAATCGCAACAAGATGAGAAATAGTTAACTCCTTTGCAAGCAGAGGTTTAGTGTTTTTACTTGCAGAATCAACCTGCTTCTTTCTAGTGAAAAATCTCCATGAACCCTTTTGTGATGGTGAATCAACCGAAACACCCATCAAATAAAAGGGAAATTGAAGCAATGATTGTTCCACAAAATTAGATTTTTGAGCACTATTGAAACCAATCAATGAAGTGGGAGAAAAAGTGATGTAAAGGTGATGAATTTATAAGGTGGAATTCAAATAGAACTTGTTTAAAATTGTGGGCAGGTTCAGAAACAACGAAGAATTAATTAATCCTATTTATTGATGGTagagttgttgttgttgttgttatggaCATGGAAAGTGattaaaaaatgatttttataagAAACGAAAAAGGAAATAGTGAAATTTTCTAATTGGGTATGTGAAATTTTATAATATTTAATGATGAGAATGAGAAATGATTGGGAAAAtatgaagaagatgatgaaatgATTCTTAAAAAGAGTACCTTTTACGTTATCTTCTTGTGCTACGTTCGCTGATGCAGACAACAGATTATAGTATACACGAAACTATTGCGAATATAATTGGgacatttttatttatttatagaATAATGCTACAATTGTAATTTTTCTATATTATTAACCTATAAAGAGTTTATACATTTTGTAACACCCTTCTCCAATGTTATGGGATATGCATCCTTACCTTTGTTTAATTAGACTCATGTTGGAATTGAATTTTGAAGGATTTTTAAGGGAAAAGTTTCGAAAGGATacattttaaaacatttttaaaataTCACGATATAATCCTCCAAAATCTTTCCATCAAAATTCTCCAAAAATCAATTCACAAACGAATTTTTAAATTACCTGTTTTTTTTATACAGAGACGAGGTAATAATATTAACTATGATGCCAACATTTAAATAGTGCTCGAAGATATAGTTTTGTGGAATTTAGTTTCAACTTAGTTTCACACTTTTATTTTTCTAATCAATTTTGTAATAAGTTCAGTTTTATATTTTGTTGTTATTTTTGTAGATATTAGTGAATAGTTTTTATTCTATTCTTTTTTCTTCTTGCTTCTGTCTAGATGAAATtttataatataaaataataaaattttatcTCATTCTTTTATGTAGGTTTAATATTTTTTGTTCCCTCATCTTTATCTCGATGTTTATTTTGGTCTTTCAATTTTAAAAAAGATTCGTTTCATCCCTTATTTCTCCAAACGCGCCACGTTAGTCCCTTCTGTTGGACTCGTTAGTCAAAGTCAAAAAAGGGGACACGTGACATATACCTGTCGCTGATGTAAATTAAACATTATAACAAAATAGTGAAATGCAAAGGTAATGTCTCATTTCAGTTGTAAAACGCAAACTCTAACAGAGAATAGAAGTGGAAAAAGGAATGAAGGCGATCAAAGGCAAAGTGGAGAAGCAAACCAGAGAAAGCAAAATCGAAGGTGAAATCTCAGGCGAAGTCAAAGGAAAGAAGTTTGCATGTCATTGTTGACAACAGTTAGTAATTAGGTTTAGGATTTTGTCTCGTAACTGTTAGCTGGGTTTATAGGGTTTGAAATGTTATTTGTATTTGATGTTAGATTTTTATGCATGCAATTGTTAAATGTTTATGTATTCAAATGTAAGGGTTTATTATTTGGTATTTTATAAGTTAACATGATATATTAAAATTAGCCCTCATTATAATTTGTATTTTCTCAAAAATATGTAGAAATTGATGAATATTTATATATGGTAATTCATCATGCTGGTGAATTTATTGATAAAGATTTAACTGAGTGCAAAGGAGAAAAAATTCAGGATTTAAAAATAGAAGTTGACAAGTGGAGTTATTTTTGAGTTAGTAGCTGTACACAAGGAATTAGGTTATATTGAAATAGATACAATATATTTCAAAGACCCTACAACATGATGCATGTTTTGGTTGATGACAAAGGTGCATTAGATATTTATGATTTTTGTATGGTGTATTTAAGTGTTGATATCTATATCCAACTCCCATTCTCTCAGCCTGAATATTATGAGGGTCACATTGATGATGAAGACGATGTTAATGATGAAGATATTGTAAATCTTGAAGAAGAAGATATGATAGCTAAACTTTATGAAGAAGTGATTATTGAGGATTCTGAGTTGAAGGATGCAGAAGTGAATGTTTATATTGGCGAGGATCCACATGTGAATGTGAATGCAGGTGATGTTAATGTTGGTGAGGGTCAACAAGTGAATATGAATGCAGGTGATGTTGAGGTTCAATATGGGAATGTGAATGCAGGTGATGTTAATGTTAGTGAGGTGCATAGTGAAAATGCAAGTTATGATTCTAGTGAGGATGAGAGCTTCAATTATGATAGTGCTTTAGAAGTAGCATTTGACGATGAATCTGATGAGAATGATGATTTTGTGGAAGAGGAAGTTGGAATCTCATTGACTATGACCATGATTAAGATGGAACAAGAAAAAAAAAGTGGGAAGAATACAAATGAGCATCTAAAGCGAGTGAAAATGAGAGTGAATAGTTGGAAAATATATGTGATAGTGATGTTAGTAGTGGAGCAACCTAGAAGAAGTACCCAATGTTCAAGTTGCAAAAGGCATGGAAAATTTCAAATGAGAGATAGGAACTTTTTGTAGCACCAAAGGTGACTTTAAGGAAGCGATAACAACATATGATATCCAATCTGGTAGGAAACTTAAGTTTACTAAAAATGATAACGAAAGGGTTAGGGTTAGATGTAAGAAAGGTTGTGAGACAGAAGCATATTGTGGCAAGTTTCCAAAGGAGGAATCTTGGCAGACTAGAGAAGTAATTGACATTCATAGTTGTAGTAGAGAGTATAATGTCAAGATGATGACAACAAAGTGGTTGAGTAAGAGGATTCAAAATTCATTAAAAAACAATCCTAGGATGAAGATCAAGGATAtaaaagaaaaggcacaaaggaAGTGGAATGTAGGTGTCAACAAGACTAAGGCAATCATGGCTAGGTTTACAACTAGAGACATGGTTAATGGTTCTTTCTAAGGTGGTTACACTAGGATTTATGAGTATTGTCGTGAAATTTTAAGAATAAATCTTAGGTCAACAGTCAAGTTAAATGTTTAACCTGCTCATAAGTAATTAACGATAGAAGACCCCATTTCAGAAACTTTACATATGTTATGAATCATGTAAGGAGGGCTTCAAGTTATGTAGACCATgttgtaatacctcaaaatttgcccccctcattcatgcattcatttttaggtcatttaacatttcatattgcatttcatcatgtcaatcagaattagatccaagaagcttgaatatcatccaagacactttgtgggtcctatctgggtgatcagtcaacacaagggaatggcttgagatacttccaacatgtcCAAATGGGATCTATTCATCATGCAAAACGCTAACCTTGAAGGAGCAAAAAGAAgagcctgagctgtcatgctcgctaggcgagcagcatggttcgctaagcgaagctgaattgtcatgctcgctaggcgagcagatccttcgctaggcgaagtgCACGCGTTTGAAATATAACAGAAAAGTTTAGGGCTTGAGTTGCCTTcattttgagcccacaaagtcacaaaaatcaggttataaatagAAGTTCAGTGAAAAAACCCTAGGGGGAGCTGGAGGGAAAGAGAAAAGAAGAGCTGACAGAATTCAGAGCAGTTTCCACAGACACTGAAGAACTCAACCGGGCAAGTCAATCTCcttcgatctctccaatcaggtttgccctatttccattacttcATGCTTTCAGTTCTAAATTTCTAAAATGTGTACCATAAGGTTTGGGGTTACCGAgatcggactgttatcaatgaagaacccaaaacccgcaggcattcgctagccgcttcgctaggcgagcttgcagcgaagcttcgctaagccttcgctaggcgaagcagcagcgatcgcgacagcAGTTGCTTTTTTGTTTGCTCTAATCCGTTTTGTGTTTGTCATGGCACTGTTTTCTCCcgattccatcctgttactctaacctggttgttgagtttttgtgagggctcacatactcttgcagggatagcatgctcggtatcccactttatttgcGGGATACActtggaggtttattccgattacctgtgctgacttgctttccttgatggtgccagcttgagagatctccgggtttcttgtctttttagttgctgttacttcggatctttatccgtgtggtacttttacatctttcccgcattttaccgctttcttagctggaagacctcaatagtgtcataccccgattttgctcctgaattttttatgtttgtttggcatgcttggcctaacctaactttggttttacatgaggattggttttgatccaaagtcatggtgttgtgattgtggatacctctatggtctgggtcatctgaacaaccaagtttcttgtgtttctagccACTTGCTAGTCTTGctattggttcatggatactatgtcaaaaccctaaccttatggtctcatttcatggccttgttcatgtgcattatcagtcaagttatttttcaaaagtcaaacattcaagtcataagacaaaacaatttggaaaccaacttcaaaccatttgttaatccatttcaatctaTTTCATCCATGTTTAAACCAGTACATATGATTccatacaagaaaaatacaaaaaattgacacttttgaccaattgttgactttggtcaacagttgactttttggtcaactttgaccaaagtcaacccaaattcatTAAACTCTAAATTTTCACCTAACATCAATCTCCACAACCAGTCTCCGAAAGATGAATTTCAACAACGTGAAGATCCCAAAGGTTCCTGGTAGTGGAATCGCCGCTTTGCTTAAAGTTAGCATTATCGGTGGACTTGCTATGTATGGGGCTACAAACACCTTGTATAATGTTGAGGGTGGTCATCGAGCTATTGTCTTTAACCGTCTTGTTGGGGTCAAAGATAAGGTCTATCCTGAATGAACATATATTATGATCCCGTGGTTTGAGAGGCCTGTGATCTATGATGTTCGTGCACGATCTCATTTAGTGGAGAGCACTTCAGGAAGTCGGGATCTCCAAATGGTGAAAATTGGACTTAGAGTTCTTACACGTTCTGTGCCAGACCAATTACCAACAGTTTATCGAACTCTGGGTGAGAATTATAATGAAAGGGTCCTGCCTTCTATTATACATGAAACTCTCAAATCTGTGGTTGCACAGTACAATGCCAGTCAGCTCATTACTCAGAGAGAGGCTGTTAGTCGTGAAATAAAGAAGATATTGACTGAAAGGGCATCACAATTTAACATTGCGTTGGATGATGTGTCAATCACAAGTTTGACATTTGGGGAGGGAATTCACAGCTGCAATTGAAGCCAAGCAGGTTGCTGCTCAAGAAGCTGAGAGAGCTAAATTTGTTGTAGAAAAAGCTGAACAAGACAAAAGAAGTGTTGTTATTAGAGCACAGGGAGAAGCCAAGAGTGCTCAATTGATTGGTCAAGCTATTTCCAACAACCCTGCATTTATAACCTTAAGGAAAATTGAAGCTGCTAGGGAAATCGCTCAAACAATTTCAAATTCTGCCAACAAGGTTTTCTTGAATTCAGATGATCTCTTGCTGAACCTTCAGGATTTTAATTTTGGAGCCCAGTGGGAAGAAATATTTATGTTGCTGAGTTCACTTGTTTCAGTAACTTTTTTCTTGTATTACGATTCATTTTGAACTGTATTCTATTAACTCATCACATGAGATTTAGCTTTGCAAACTGGATCATGGACAAGCTGATTGTCATTCTCTATTGGAAATTCTGCAGAGTTCTTGTATGGTGGTGGAAGGGATGTTGACAAAGCAAACAAAGTTGTTTTGGAATCTGGGGATGTTTTGATCTTCGGTGGCAAAGCTAGAAATGTCTTTCACGGCGTTAGTGCTATTAAGCCAGACAGTGCCCCTATCAGCTTGATTACAGAAACTAATCTCCGGAATCCTGGACGATTGAATCTTACTTTCAGGCAGTATTAAGTTAAAATGCCTCTGCTTTTTCACCATCAGATTAGTCTGATGCCTATTTCGCCTGTTTCCTGGGGCAGGGCTTGTAATGTAATGCTATGACATGCTAATTTTGTATCCGTTTTGGGTTCTCTGTCTGTATAATCTCTCAGTTGTTTCAAAAGCTAGAAATGCATTTTCAGATTAATGTTGGATTGTGCTGCAAAAGCTTGCTTTCCTTGCACTTCTCTTGGAAGGCCCTAGGAAATCCAGTATCCTATGTCTTTTCCAGTTACTTAAAAAAACCATAATGCAACCTGCAGCAAATCCTGCAATGACCAATCATTAGCCATGTGACAGAACCAAAACAATATACCAAGCCATGGAAATGCATGAATCCATTCCATATCCTGTCACTAGAATTCTGCATCAAATAAGTCATCACATAagaaagaagaaaacaaaaataTGTGATAGTTCCAAGAAAGAAACAGACAGGAAGTAAAAAGTAGGCAACCACCTTATATGCTTTCTTTGCAACTGAATATGACCACTTGAATTTTGCAAATATTCTTGCTGCAGCCAATTTTATAGGCAAAGATGCTGCGGGTGAATTCGTAATGTTAAACAGCATCTCCAACGTAATACACGCAAAATCATCGGATATTTCACAAAAAGCATCCGGCAGCAAACAATGATGCCTTTACCTGCAAAAACCCAATGCAATATATCATATGCATTGATGCAGATAATCAATCAAAATATAGCATCTGCAAAGAAGTTCGGCATCTCTATATGATGATGTTGACATTCCTCGATTTTGTTATCGCAGCAGGCTTTCGATTGCTGGAAAAAACCGAGTGTGTCTCCTGAACTGTTGGAAGCTATCAGAATTGAATGGGGATTGCAGTAACAGACAGAACATTGCAACTATTTACTGATCAAGTATCCACAAACAAATTGCCATAATTTTTTCTGTAACACTGTTTGTGGCAGCAACAGGTACACTCTGCCCAGCTCTGACCGAGTGACCAGGTACATTATCATCAGCTTCTGCTTCCATTTTGCTTTCAGCGTCAAGAAGATACTCGAACATGTTTTGCAATGCTTGAATCTTAAGCCGAGCATCAGCGTGAAAAGACAGTGTTTCCTCCAGTATCTTTCCAATGTCATGTTCTAACATAAATTCAGGCCTTGCAATTAGAACATATCCTAGTGCCTGCAATGATCTAACCTTAAGAGAATAATCGTCCACGGCAAGATACTTCATAAACAAGCTGAGGCTCCTTCTGACATCAACAAGTTTATTACCAGAGCTTGCTAGCCAACAGTTGCCATAACGAATAAGTAAGCCGATACAGAAGAGAGATCGCCCAACTTGCTGTTTGTTTACAATTGCCTGGGTATCCAAACATTTGAAGAAGACCTGGATAAGATGCTCAATTACATCTGCCCCCTTTCCAGCAATCTTACTCATACTGCGAAGGCATTTGATACAAGCATGGACAACTGTCAAGAAAGAGCGTCGAAGAATCATCTGCTTCAAATCTTGTTCAAGTTCATCCACAATACTGAGAGGTAACTTACGCAGCAATGGCAACACATCATCAATTATAAATGTTATACTCTCAAGTAGCTGTGCGACCATGCTATTGTCAACCTGAGTCTTCAGATATGGCTGCAAAGTAATGACATACTGGGAAGGGTTAGAAGCTGGTGCACAGAGAGTTGGGTCCACAAGACAAAATGCATGCAAGACTAGCACATATGATTGCGgtaaaaaaaaaatcaagagTCAAGTTGCGCTTTATTATAGTTACAAGAAGCTGATTATTTGGCAATCTCTTCAGCATTTCAACGATTTGCTCAGTTTTCTTAGCCACCTCTAGTGGAACAGTACTACCATTTTCAAAGACCTGAGTTTGTGAAGCAGAAGGCTCCTCAAACCAGAACTCATGAAATGTTTTGCAAGCATCATCCTGCAGTACTCCTGCTCATCATCAAGCCAAGGTAGTAGCTGCATTGAAGTTCCTGTCAGCTGAAgcaaattaaaagaaaacaagGAAATGAATACAACAGTGAGAGTTAAACCTATGAAACATTGATCCACACACTGCAAGAACCATCAACCTTTTGAGCCCTCATTCACAAACCAACTGAGTTTAGTGGCAATagaaattcactgcagtaaaatCACAACAACTCGGTAAGATGGTAAAAATTCACAAGCAACAAAAATGAAACATTTTCACAGAAGAAGTACAAGGTACATGTTACCTTTTTCAGAGCAAACACCAAAATGGGATAGACAACAGAGCAGCACAAAAAAAAAAGCACTTCCAATTCCATACTCTTT encodes:
- the LOC127130644 gene encoding sister chromatid cohesion protein SCC2-like, which codes for MVAQLLESITFIIDDVLPLLRKLPLSIVDELEQDLKQMILRRSFLTVVHACIKCLRSMSKIAGKGADVIEHLIQVFFKCLDTQAIVNKQQVGRSLFCIGLLIRYGNCWLASSGNKLVDVRRSLSLFMKYLAVDDYSLKVRSLQALGYVLIARPEFMLEHDIGKILEETLSFHADARLKIQALQNMFEYLLDAESKMEAEADDNNSSDRIWNGFMHFHGLDLLQVALWFF
- the LOC127126603 gene encoding cationic amino acid transporter 2, vacuolar; the protein is MGVSVDSPSQKGSWRFFTRKKQVDSASKNTKPLLAKELTISHLVAIGVGSTIGAGVYVLVGTVAREHSGPALAISFLIAGFAAGLSAFCYAELACRCPSAGSAYHYSYICLGEGVAWLIGWALILEYTIGAATVARGVTPNLAPIFGGLDNLPFFLSRQHIPGIDIIVDPCAAILVLLVTGLLCLGIKESTVVQGIVTSVNVCALLFVVIAGGYIGFKSGWAGYELPTGYFPFGVDGMLAGSATVFFAYVGFDAVASTAEEVRNPQRDLPLGIGASLFLCCGIYMLVAIVVVGLVPYYAIDPDTPISSAFAVHGMQWTGYIINAGACTALISALMGGILPQPRILMAMARDGLLPPFFGDINKHTQVPVKGTIITGLAAAVLAFFMEVSELAGMVSVGTLLAFTMVAISVLILRYIPPNKVPVPPSLQDSIEVVEVVNEDESVGTSEDTKPSDVTQDFPIDHPLISNHLVIIGNYINEGNRRRLVRRTIALICLGAFVLTFAASCLTFLSYVRFALCGAGGILLVFGFVFLSLIDQDEARHNFGHSGGFICPFVPLLPIACILINSYLLINLGLETWLRVSIWLVTGLVIYVFYGRTHSSLKDAIYVPASQVDQTYQTRRNYVA